TCGGAGAGGTTCCCAAAAAGAGATAAAACGAGGAAATCGAGAGAGAGAATTAACGGCAGCGCTTTAAAAGATACCTTAACCCGcgcatcctcaaactcggccctccagatcttttgggactacgacgcccatcatcactagctaacaggaccaatggtcagggatgatgggaattgtagtcccacaacatctggagggcccgggATGCCCGGGTTAAGGTGTTGAAACTATTTTACACTCGCCTCAATTTTCTAAGGGACTGGACTGGGGGCAGGCTAGTCTGTtgttagcaggtgctgaaaatgcAGGGGAGGCGCCTGCtggatctcaagaggcagggagttccgcaggacagccgctgccacactaaaccccagttgctgggaaccctTTTTGAGGCGAGGCGACCACAGCAGGGCACGATAATCTGACGCTGGCAGACTTCGGTTCAGTTCCTCTCCTAAGGAAAGTTCCAGTCTTGTCTTTTGCTTGGGGAGGGCGCTGAAGGGGGCGGGCGGGCAGTGTGGGCTCAGGAAACCACAGAGGGTCTTCCGCTGCTCAGGGCGCAGGAGActgggctgtgggttcgagttaGGGTGCCAGCGAGCGAGCAAGTCTTGAGTGTGGCCGGGAGAAGCACAGGAGGAAGGTAAGATTTGGGGTGTATGGaagacatttattttttattttttgcaggggggagggAGTTCTGCTGGCAGACCACACGGCCTGCTCTTGCCAACCCCCCGCAAAAGCAGTGGGTAAGTTTTTGGGTGCAACAGAATTTTTCGCCAGGCTGGAACGAGAAGGGGAAACCATGTTCTTAGCTGTGGTGAGAAAGCTTGTGGCGCGCACCCTGGAAAATGGGGTGCTTGTGTGTTCTGCAGTCAggattgattaattgattgattacccaaccttcatcctaaggtcccaggaCGGGCTGCAGCATCAAAACACAATATAACTAAAAATGACTTTAAGTAACATAACAACTGCAGAAATAAGGCGCTGGaatgtacccaagggtcatctagtccaaccccctgcgatgcaagaACTTGAActaactaaagcatccttgacagatgggcaCCCAACCTCCAAGGCCAGCAGgcagcgtggccaatggtcagggatgatgggagttgtagtccagcaagagctggaggaggggcacAAGTGGCAGAAGAGATTCCTTAAACCCAGCGTTGTCTCTCCTCGCCAGAAGAGGAGGCTCGCTCCCCCCCCCTAGTCCCAGGGCAGGGATTCCCCCTTCTCTGGCTGTTGGGTTTCAAGCTTCCTGGGGCTTCCCATTGGAATTCAGAGGTAAGACCCGGAGCCTgaagactcccccccccgcctccccacgAGGCCAGCCTGTGTTTCTGGATCGCCCCCGAGAGGCAcctcaaagccatttcccttGGGGTTTCTGTTTGGAGGGTCAAAATCCAACCGAATTGTCATTTGGGGCGCATCTGGACATTTGAGGTTTCATCCAGTCTGGCGAACAGCATCAGCCCAAAGGAAAGTGTGCGTGTGGTGTGAGAGAAAGAGCGACAAACAAACCACCCTAACTCAGAATCGCTTGCAGAAATGTTTGGCTGCATagcagggggctagactagatgccccttgggggtcCCTACAAAGTTCCGTGGTGTGATGGAATATAGTTCCCTCCATTGCCTGTTGGAAAACCACCTCTGAAACAGAATGCagttggctggggtgggggctcatAAGACGCCTGCTACCCCTGCTCTGACGTCAgaggccctccccccccctggcctgcccctcgggACCCAAGTCCTGGGTACAGGCTGGGCGGAGGACACGGCAGCGATGCTTCTGCAGCTGCTTGCAGGATGGAAGCCCcagaggcacccccccccccaaagaaagggTCAGGGAGGAACGCACGCCTCTCTCAGCATGCAGACGTaaagcagaaactctgctggctTGGCGTCCCAAGGAGAAGGAACAGTattctgcacgtgctcagagacAACCTTGTTCCTTGCTCGGCCTGTTCCAGCCTCGAGGCGACGCGACGCGCTCAAGCTCACCAGACGCGCCATCGCTGCGCCCTTTCCCCCTGACATCCCAGAAGGGACTGAACAGGGGTCCCCTCTCATCCTCAGGATCGTGGGTGCGCGCCCTCGTAACGCAGACGTGTGACGTCACCTGCACATGCCTGCAAGTCGTGTGCGCGATGTCACACGCGCCGTGGGCAGCCATGTGCCTGTGGGCATCGCATGTCCGTGTTGCAGCGGCCAGCGGTGGCAgctcctcttcccccttctctctgcgGCCAGCGACGCACCCTTCTCCGCGAGGCGCCCTTCTTTCTGCCTGTGTCCGAGCCCCCCACGAAAAGGGCGCCTCGATGGCTGGATGCGGAGGGCGGAGCTGAACTGTTTCTCTCTTGGAGGCCGGACCACCGCCGCCTGCCAGCCTTGCTCCCTGACTTTCTGGGTGCACTGCCCggcccccacaattatattattctgGGTGACCAAGCAGCACCCATGgcggccccctagagttggcttCTATGTGACTGAATGCCTTcctctctccccgcctccccagAGATGCTGCCGTGCGCCCTGAGCGTCCTTCTGGCGACCCTCGTAGCCGGAGCCCCGGACGCCGCGCCCCCCTGCGAGTCCGAGATGAACAAGATCAAGGACCTGCTCCAGGTGAGCTGCGTGGGGATGGGGCTGAGCAGCGTCCCCGCCGGGCTGCCCAAGGACACGGGCATCTTGCTGCTGGGCTCCAACCGCCTGAGCCGCGTCTCGCTGGCCTCCTTCCAGCACCTGAGCGCTTTGGTGGAGCTCGACCTGTCCAACAACAGCCTGACCGCCCTGGACACCGGCGGCGCCTCGCTGCCCGGCCTCCAGCAGCTCGACCTGTCAGTCAACGGCCTGAAGAGCCTGCCCAGCTTGCAGGGGATGCCCGCGCTGAGGCGCCTGGCCCTGGCGCACAACGCGCTCTCGCAGCTACCGGCGGGGGGATTGCGAGCCCTGCGCGCCCTGGACGATCTGGAGCTGCAGGGCAACGGGATCCAGGATCTGCCCGAAGGAGCCTTCGAGGGGCTGGAGAAGCTGAAGGACGTGGACCTGGCCGACAACCAGCTGGAGGAGCTGCCCCGAGAGCTGCTGGCCGGGCTAGGCAACCTCGAGATTCTGCGCCTGGAGAGGAACCGGCTGAAGAGGGTGCCCGACGGCTTCTTCCCCGAGGAGAACTACTTCGCCTACCTGTACCTGGCGGAGAACCCCTGGGTGTGCGACTGCGAGCTGGTCTACCTGCGCGACTACATCCTGGAGTACGAGACCAGCGTGTATACTCGCGTGCAAGGTCCCGGGAAGGAGATCACCGAGAACAAGCCCGAGAGCGTGGAGTGCCAGGCGCCCGCTTCCGAGAAGGGGCGCCCCGTCATGCACTTCCAGGCGCACTGCGAGGGGCCCGCGGGAGACAGCGACGGGGGCGAAGAGGGCACCTGGGGGGAGAGCACCACGCCATTATCCACTGAGCCCCACGCCATTATCCACACGACACTGCCCTCCACGAGTGTCCGCACCACACCTTCCACTGCTCCTCCGACCACAAGTGTCCGCACCACACCCTCTACCGCTCCTCCGACCACGAGTGTCCGCACCACACCCTCCACCGCTCCTCCGACCACAAGTGTCCGCACCACACCCTCCACCGCTCCTCCGACCACGAGTGTCCGCACCACACCCTCCACCGCTCCTCCGACCACGAGTGTCCGCACCACACCTTCCACCGCTCCTCCGACCACGAGTGTCCGCACCACACCTTCCACCGCTCCTCCGACCACGAGTGTCCGCACCACACCTTCCACCGCTCCTCCGACCACGAGTGTCCGCACCACGCCTTCCACCGCTCCTCCGACCACGAGTGTCCGCACCACACCTTCCACCGCTCCTCCGACCACGAGTGTCCGCACCACACCCTCCACCGCTGCTCCGACCACGAGTGTCCGCAGCACACCCTCCACCGCTGCTCCAACCACGAGTGTCCGCAGCACACCCTCCACCGCTGCTCCAACCACGAGCATTGCCACCCTTGCGCCCAGCACCACGGCACCATCTCCCAGTGTCCCCCCTACGACTCCAAAAAACCTTCCCGGTCCTGTTCTCACCTCCACCCTGGACCCAGTCCCTTCCACAAGTCGCATGCTGCCCCCAGCAACTCTCCAACCCGCACCCCTTCCGACGGCAATGGCTGCCGCGCCCTATCCTCTGCCAAGTGCCACGGCCTTGCCAGCTCTGCCACCTCTCAGCACTTCAGCCCCTGCTCCCAGTCgctgccctcctcctgctgcgccgGCCGCCCCTTGCCACTGCTCCCTGCTGCCCGCCACAGCCCCGCAGCGGAGTTGGCAGTGGTCTCCCAAGACCTGGGCTGGCAGGCTGGCTGCCCACTGTTGCCTGGTGCGCCTGGTCCTCTACGTTGCCTGCCTGGCACTGGCGCTGCTGCCCACCCTGGCTCTGCTGTGTTGGTTGGTGTGGCTGTATGCCAGCTGGCAGCGcccaaccctgcgaggtgggccGGGGCCCCGGCTGGTCAAGTACCGCCAGCTGCAGAAGGGCGCTCCCAGAGGGTGGCAGCTGGAGGGGCTCGAAGCGCAGAGTCCTCTCGCCATGTCACGCACCTACCGCGTCTGCAAGGTGTTTGAGGCCGCCCCCTCCCGCTACGTCAGTTGGCTCTTCGTCAGCCTGCCGGGGCCAACGCAAAAGTGGCCCTGGCAACGCAGGCGAGGCCGGGCACCCTCTTCCTATAGCTTGGATCGCGGGCAAGACGCCATTGGGGCTGTGCGGGTGAAGCAGGGCACCGCCACTTTGTAGGGAGGTCCAAGGGCCAATGGACCCCCTGCAACTAGCGCAGGGATGAATTGGAGAAttgtagaatcggaagggacccccgagggtcatcaagtccaacccctggcaatgcaggaatctctgctagagcatcaatgacagatgaaCACCCAACcgtcttaaaaacctccaaggaaggagagtccgcaacctccggagggagaccgttccatttAGAGGCAAGGTCTTTTTGCatggaaaaaaaggaaatgaactCGTAATATCAGGACTTGAAGATTGAAAATAAAAACTGGTTTCCAGAAGACAGAATGGCTGGATTTTTATGAGTGGATACCGCATTTAGCAGCAGGACAGAGAACCAGAAATCCTTTCATATTCTTCTCCTTTcatctcttctctctcctccttctcttgcTTTCCTCTCTCGTTCggtctctcttcttttcctttattatttttgccttttttatagATTAGATAGCTGTTTTATTTCAgcgttttatataaaaaaagctttGTAATGAGTATGAACTACTGATGTATATTTTTGAGTAAGTactaataatttttttctaagCACATGCGAACATACAGGTATGTACTAAAAAGGGAGGGACAAAATCAGAGTTTGAACCTAAGGAGagccttgctgggtcaggccaaagggggcccagcaagtccagcatcctgctctcacagttgccaacctgatgcccagtatgggaaactagcaagcaggatttgagtataacaacccctctcccctcctggcgttcccagcaactgggattcagaagcattattgtccggctgccctctcctcctccatgaatttgtcccgtcctcttttaaagccatccaggttggtggccttccctgccaccagtggcagggagttccatagcttaactctgCAGTGCGTGAAGAAGGATTTTGTTTTATCTGCCCAGCAgcttccagcattcagtttcagGGCACGACCATGAGTCCCagtgggagaaaaacatttctctagctACTTTATCAATCCAGGCGATGCATTATTTTTATAAACGTCTAGCTTGCAGCTGAAAAAATGGGTCAGAGGAATTCACTCCCACTGCTTCGGATGCCTCTCTGCGAAACCCAATCTCAGAGCACGAGATCTCAgttatgggtttgagtcccacattggggtaaaaaaggttcctgcattgcagggggggggggttggactagatgactcttgtggccacttccagctcaacaattctaggattctataaacCCAGTGGCCGCTGACCATTTGAGAATTAACCAGTGCCTTTTAGCGGGGTCTGGCCCACTTCTTGAACAAGACTAGATAGTAGGGGGGGGGATGGGATTACTTGGAAGGAGCAGGAATGTGCTGCAAAAGTTGTGAGAGAGGCTGAAAGGGTTTGCTTTGTTACCCCCTGGGGGAGATTTCCCTTGGCAACAGAGTGTGGggaaatcatagaactggaaggtacccccaaaaGTCATCTTGTTCGATGCAGGAACCACACAACTAAAACATCTCTGGCAGGGGGCCACCCAACatgtttaaaaaaccccaacaaagcAGAGCTCGCCACCTTCTGTGCCACCGCCAAATGgcactgccaggaagttcttcctaaagttgcGTTGGAATCTCCTTGCCATTTGAACCCATTGCTTCAGATCCTGCCCTCTGGGCAGGGGCCGGACAGAGGTCATTGCCAGACTCATCTGGCCTGCACCCCACATTGAGGCATGATCCCCCCACGTcacagtgggtggggaggggcctcctcttctttccctcccctcgttaagcacctatatatatatatctatgaaGGTGcttaacaatatatatataacggTCTCCAGTTATATTTGTGGCACCTGCAACGTTGCAGGAGGCCCTGCGAGGCTGGAAGGAACAGCAAAGGTTTTGCAGGAGGAGGATAAAGGATTTTAAGGAAGAAaggccctgattcccccccccccattcctctaaGCCTGCCAGTCGCTTACCTTCCTTCCCAGCCTCttcaaatgcaatacaaaaaatTAAGAGGGGTCCTTGAGCTGCCCAGATCTGAGAGACGTTCTGGACCTGAGCAACTGGACTCCGGATCTCGCTGGTCAGAAAGAGCCGGGGTCATTCCTTCCAGAAGGGAGAGGCTTCTATAAAAGCTGAGCTGCCCTTGCATGGTTGTTCCACCACCAGGGACCCAGACCAGACTTTCTATGGCGCTGACCACCCTCGCTGCTTCCTTGTGAGTAAAGCACAATTCCTCTGGTCTTGTGCATAGGCAAGGATAATTGGCCTAGTTTTGGAACCACAGAGCTCTGGTGTGTTTAGTGTCCTGCTCTGACCTGCCTGCTTGTCCACTACTATGgttattttgaataaagtttcCCAATTTGaccaccagtgtgtgtgtgtgtgtgtgtgtgcaattgccaACCTTGGGGTTTTTAGGATCCACCACATGCCCAGACGCTTGGAGTTCCTGCTAATGGGAGTTTAGGATCAGAGCCAAGAGGCCAGGATGCTCTTCTGAGATCTGGGAGAGACGGGGAGCATGGGCTGCCCTTACTCTCTGAGTAACTTACAAGGTAACTCACAGGGAAATGAAGAGGGCCTTGGTCTCAGAGTCCCTGTGTCTTAGTGAGTTTAGTGGGGTCTGCCAGGGAAAGGAGCAAGTTGCCTTGATCCCAGATTAGGGGAAGGCAGCTGGCCCTGCTTCTCCCAGCAATTCACAGGAAACCTATGGTTTCCGGAAACTGATATTCAGGAGTCTTGCTGCTTCTGTCTTTGCAGGCACAGCACAGCCGTCCTGGCTCGTAGCCACCGGCTGCCCTCTCCTCCTGCCCGAATTGGtctaatgctcccccccccaagccaccccAGAATGTGGCCGTCAGCACCTCCTGCCGAAGAGAGTTCCACATTTAAACTGTGTGCTGCATGAAAGACCGGCTTAGAGAAATGGCGGTAGATGGAACAGCATTCTccttcatagattcatagaataattggaagagaccacaagggccatccagtccaaccccctgccaagcaggaaacaccaccaaagcattcctgacagatggctgtcaagcctctgcttaaagacctccaaagaaggagactccaccacactccttggcagcaaattccactgccgaacagctcttactgtcaggaagttcttcctaatgtttaggtggaatcttctttcttgtagtttgaatccattgctccgtgtccgcttctctggagcagcagaaaacaacctttctccctcctctaaatggcatccttttatatatttgaacatggctatcatatcaccccttaaccttctcttctccaggctaaacatacccagctccctaagctgttcctcataaggcatcgtttccaggcctctgaccattttggttgccctcctctggacatgttccagcttgtcagtctccttcttgaactgtggtgcccagaactggacacagtactccaggtgaggtctgaccagagcggaatacagtggtactattacttcccttgatctagatgctatactcctattgatgcagcccagaattgcattggcttttttagctgctgcatcccactgctgactcatatcaagtttgtggCCCCCTTCGCACGGGGCTGGTCTGTTCTGTCGCAAGGACACGCATGGGATGGAAGGACTGGAAAAGGAGGGAGCAAGAGCAACAGAGAAGGGCAGAGGGAACCATCTTTGCCTGAAGAGGCCGCTTCCAGATTCCTACTGGGCACGAGGATAGATAGATCGGGGCGCCCTGGGAAAAGAGAGGCAGCCACACAAGGAGGACTCACAGATTTTGGTTCTTTTATTAAACAGATGtcgtcttcatcatcatcatcatcatcatcatcccaaggCCACCGCTGATTGctggagggcagggtggggtggggtggggcagctccCTTCACCCACGTGGGGGTCCGGGAGGGTTATATACAAACGCAAGCAAAAATACACAAGAAACCAAAGTTGCCCAaggaaggggggcggggagagggttGCGCAAAGGGATCTGGCCTTGAGGCCCCCGCCTCTGGTCGTCAGCGCCCCCCATGGGAAGCCCCAAACCCAGTGAGGAATCAAGAGAGGGAGCGAGACAGGGGTGGCCCAGCAAAGACAGGCTGTTTGCTTCTGCTTAGGGAAGAAGCCAACTTCACCTCCTGTCTCCCCTGCAGCACCCTGGGAAGGAAAAAGCTGCCTGGCTGAGGCCTTgcagggtttggggtggggggaagacacTGCCAAGCCCCCCCCAgcttcctgctcccccttcccaATCCACTAACCACCCTGATTAGGTGGGCCCAGTTAAAGTGCTTTGTTAGTTAATTACTTAATTGCCATTACAAAAGGAATATTTAAAGCAAAATATACACAGCTCCCCCcatgggtggctggggggcgggagagaaTTCCGATATACATCCAACACGCGTCCCATGGCCGGTCTGGGTGGCGGGTCAGGAGGGAGGCGCCAGCGATTTTGCCCCCCTGGTGAGCCAGGATGAGGGCAACCTCATTCTCAGCCCCTTATAACTTCCCCGCGGATATGAGAGAGAGTGTGAGAGAGGAAGCCAGCAGGTGGAGGTGCCTGGCACGTGCTGCAAGattacttttttgggggtggggtggggggagtttcaCAAAGCCAAGAGGTCTGCCTGCAAGGGACATGGGGGAAATGGCTCAGAATGGGAGAACACCCacacttcctcctcttcttctctctctctctctctccccccccccgcaaaagtgGATCCCAGCTGCTCCCAACACCCTGTCCCCATAAGCTGTGGGGAGTTGcagctttccttcctcctctgacTGGAAGATAGGaaagtgggtgggaggggggtggacGGGACTCCCAGCTGCTTTTATTTACATGATTTGGCTTTGATAATAAAACCCTGCCCCAGAGGCGCCCCCCCCCTCATCCTCTTGGGGACACTGAAATACTGTTGAATTCTGGGATGAGGAGGGGGAGTCATTTAGGCGTCGCTCTCCAGGCCCCTCCCCAGCTGCCCTGAAGTGGGACCACAACAGGCATTTCTTCAGGGATGTGGatgcagcaaggggggggggctgtcctccTTAGGACCAccggacccccaccccaccccagccaagcACCCGGCTTCTTTCCTATCAGAAACAGAAGAGTTAAATGGGGACGCAGAGGCCCCCAAAGGGCAGCCGAGAGGAGGGGAGGGCGGGACTGAGAAATGAACCGCCAAGGCATCGCTTTCGCTTTCACCGGATGGTCTTCTCTGGGCCGTTGTTGAGCTCAAGCAGGGCATCTGAcgagatcctcctcctccttctcccccccccctcctgccatgGAGTGGGGCAAGCAGGAGGGGTGGGATGGGGCGAGCCCCCCCTGCCCTCACCAGTTCATGATGCAGTTCCTGTTCAGGGTCATGAAGTAGACCTGGCTGCTGCCCCCGGAGCGGACGGAGGCGAAGAACAcctgcagggagggaggaaggaggacgTGAAGGAAGAGCCTGGCTAAACAGCAGGCAGTCAATGGGGGTCAggaatcactcccccccccattcctctgcaGTCAAGCAGTGGCCCTCCcagtggccatgctagctggCTCCGATGGGATGGGaggtcaaggaagatgggggtGTCTCCAGATTAGTGGAGAAAGCGGACCTCCACCCCACTACTGCTTACAGGCTGTGGGGCGGATGCCTGCATTCTCCACCGGTCTGGGCCAGGAGCAGCTGCTGCAAATTCAACTCTCCGGGGGTCCTGCCCCCCGCTGCCAAAGTGCTCTCCCATCTCTTGACCCCCCCATGACCAAACCTCTGCCTTCCACTTCACTCAGACCTCTGCTTTACCCAAACGATGCAATGGCAttgcccccccacctccaatgGGAAAGGCGCTCTGGCCCACTGCCCCAAGCCCCGCCCTCAAGGGGTCCGCTTCTATCAagggaactggcactgttacaccTGCCTGCCACCTGCTCCACATTGGGAAAGAAATTGATCTTTTgctgtggcagcacctacactttggaactccctgcctatggatCTCAAGCAGTACTCTTTCTTGgtacctgctaaaagcatttttgtttagataAGTCCGCCCAGATGTTCAATGCGAGTTCTGACCTGCTTTTAGCCTACAGCTTAAATTCTTGCTGTTAATTCTTCttatcttttttttgtaaagtgaTTTGAGGTTGTTCttgatacacacacaaacacacaaacacacactgtacttttccatgtataagactagggtttttttttactttaaaataaggttaaaaatctgggggcgtcttatacatggatagtgcatatgcccattttctaaatgTGGGGTCCCCCaaggtcttatacatgggggcgtcttatacacggaaaaatatgggaTATGCAGCGGTGTAAGAacattatgaaatgaaataaatagctaTCCACTTCTTTGCTTGCAAATGAAAGTAAGCCCTCCACCGTCGTGCCGGATCCGGCCTTCAAAGGCACAGGCAAGCACCAGGACTCCCAAGACAGACCCTCCCTTATCAAGAAAGGTAgtccttgggcctgatccagaaccCTGACTGATGcagcaaagaggaagaggagattGTCAGGGGGAGAgcgccccctcctctccaggcagCAGTAAATGTAGAGCCAGCTGGGGTGGCGCAGTTGTGCCTTGAGACAATAAAACACACGCCACACACGCCCTGCACCACGGTCCCCAGCTCTCTGCTCAAGTGGAGCCTGGCGGGGCTCGATCCCGGAGGCGCAATTCGCACCCACCTTGTCGTTGCGCTCGCACAGGAACTTCAGGCGCTGTGCCCGCTTGTGCATGAAGACTCCGTCCAGGTGCCCCGTCTCTACCGAGCGGATCTCAATGGCTTTCTCGCCCCAACCCATGATCTGATTGGAGCAGATGTAAGCtgaggggcaggaggagagaaagggggacACGTGAGTCTTCCTCattgagcgctctctctctctctctctctctgtgtgtgtgtcccaagcCCACAAGGAAGACAGGAAGCGGCTGCAGCTCAGCAATGAGTCCTGAATTCAACTCTGTCACAGGATGCCCTGGGGGGCTAGGAGAGCCTCTGCCCAGCTCTGGCTGTTCTGCCAGCTGCAGCCCCTTTGGGGCGCAAGTGACACGGCCACCACCCTCTGGCAGCTTCCAGATTAGAGTACTGAAACACactctgcatggggctgcccttgaagatgactcagaaacgGGTCCAAAACGCAGCAGTCAGTCACATTATTGCTTTTATATAttgagctatggttttcccagtagtgatgtatggaagtgagagctggaccatcaagaaggctgatcgccgaagaattgatgcttttgaattctggtgctggaggagactcttgagagtcccatggactgctagaagatcaaatctatccattctgaaggaaatcagccctgagtgctccctggaaggacagatcgtgaagctgaggctccaagactttggccacctcatgagaagagaagactccctggaaaagaccctgatgttgggaaagattgagggcactaggagaaggggacgacagaggacgagatggctggaaagtgttcttgaagctacgaacatgagtctgaccaaactgcgggaggcagtgcaagacaagaggagtgcctggcgtgctctggtccatggggtcacgaagagtcggacacgactaaacgactaaacaacaacaatattgatcTACTGCCCAGATTCGTCTTTCAACATACGGCATGGTTTCTGGGTGTTCTGATGTTTGCACAATCCTGGGATtcctttggcaggaagggcaggaGGCAAACGAATAATAAGCTGCTGGGAAATGTCaacgctgactggcagcaatgactctgtggggggtgggtgggattcagGCCAG
The window above is part of the Zootoca vivipara chromosome 13, rZooViv1.1, whole genome shotgun sequence genome. Proteins encoded here:
- the LOC118095777 gene encoding platelet glycoprotein Ib alpha chain, producing MPRSGNQRPSRINLRPPKKETPPHSLVANSTVEQLLLSMLPCALSVLLATLVAGAPDAAPPCESEMNKIKDLLQVSCVGMGLSSVPAGLPKDTGILLLGSNRLSRVSLASFQHLSALVELDLSNNSLTALDTGGASLPGLQQLDLSVNGLKSLPSLQGMPALRRLALAHNALSQLPAGGLRALRALDDLELQGNGIQDLPEGAFEGLEKLKDVDLADNQLEELPRELLAGLGNLEILRLERNRLKRVPDGFFPEENYFAYLYLAENPWVCDCELVYLRDYILEYETSVYTRVQGPGKEITENKPESVECQAPASEKGRPVMHFQAHCEGPAGDSDGGEEGTWGESTTPLSTEPHAIIHTTLPSTSVRTTPSTAPPTTSVRTTPSTAPPTTSVRTTPSTAPPTTSVRTTPSTAPPTTSVRTTPSTAPPTTSVRTTPSTAPPTTSVRTTPSTAPPTTSVRTTPSTAPPTTSVRTTPSTAPPTTSVRTTPSTAPPTTSVRTTPSTAAPTTSVRSTPSTAAPTTSVRSTPSTAAPTTSIATLAPSTTAPSPSVPPTTPKNLPGPVLTSTLDPVPSTSRMLPPATLQPAPLPTAMAAAPYPLPSATALPALPPLSTSAPAPSRCPPPAAPAAPCHCSLLPATAPQRSWQWSPKTWAGRLAAHCCLVRLVLYVACLALALLPTLALLCWLVWLYASWQRPTLRGGPGPRLVKYRQLQKGAPRGWQLEGLEAQSPLAMSRTYRVCKVFEAAPSRYVSWLFVSLPGPTQKWPWQRRRGRAPSSYSLDRGQDAIGAVRVKQGTATL